A window of Campylobacter lari subsp. lari contains these coding sequences:
- a CDS encoding motility associated factor glycosyltransferase family protein has translation MKTEIFKKNLKALKGEQYDNLRKKLQKIKQLKDFTYIIDKDPLNCNVIFQSTKKIYENPLLELQENLKLFQNDYARYPVLFFYGLGNGILYKSLLANKEHKKIIVYEKDIELIFLALNMIDFYDELGSGRFIIIHNEEMNYAKADFLCSFLNLFLKTYNLHIHSKFYEEQKKDINYINTLNIQAIRSLALRKGNDPIDALQGIEQFVLNLPKMINHPSFNELKKKRTNKSKTAILVATGPSLKKQLPLLKKYANKATIFCVDSAYAVLAKEGIKPDYVCMLERTKTVTKCFDNDFKDFDKDITFILVSLVYKDAIKFLEKNKRNYILVSRAYPFAYSLGLHEFGYMQCGMSVAHMNAELAILLGHENIIIIGQDLAYSDDGKSHSEGFVYGDKFNEYEKDKGKNEILAYGGKGVVQSSKIWVLFKQIFENLISKEKNVKFYNATEGGARIEGAIEKPFKELCEKLLTQDIKKPFAKLHPLKKDQREKLMLQAYKRIKEHIKNSQKFLKECKKLHKALNQKSKIRYTLNELNTQIDDLKRQIESNKFIFMQEAITPSLFHLESTFSKIYVHAMHNESDKQNKLVAWIEAHKTWIEDISELVNIQEKALKIAIMPLQDILEKRKLI, from the coding sequence ATGAAAACTGAAATTTTCAAAAAAAATCTCAAAGCCTTAAAAGGCGAGCAGTATGATAATTTAAGAAAAAAGCTTCAAAAAATAAAGCAATTAAAAGATTTTACTTATATTATTGATAAAGATCCGCTAAATTGCAATGTCATTTTTCAAAGCACGAAAAAAATATATGAAAATCCTTTATTAGAATTACAAGAGAATTTAAAGCTTTTTCAAAATGATTATGCAAGATATCCTGTTTTATTTTTTTATGGACTTGGAAATGGAATTTTATACAAAAGCTTATTAGCAAATAAAGAACATAAAAAAATCATAGTTTATGAAAAAGATATTGAGCTTATCTTTTTGGCCTTAAATATGATAGATTTTTATGATGAGCTTGGTAGCGGAAGATTTATCATAATCCATAATGAAGAAATGAATTATGCTAAAGCTGATTTTCTATGTTCATTTTTAAATTTATTTTTAAAAACATATAATTTACATATTCATTCAAAATTTTATGAAGAACAAAAAAAAGATATAAACTATATAAACACACTAAACATCCAAGCCATTAGAAGTTTGGCTTTAAGAAAAGGCAATGATCCTATAGATGCTTTACAAGGGATTGAACAATTTGTATTAAATTTACCAAAAATGATCAATCATCCAAGTTTTAATGAATTAAAGAAAAAAAGAACCAACAAAAGCAAGACCGCCATTTTGGTTGCTACTGGACCATCTTTAAAAAAACAACTTCCTTTGCTAAAAAAATATGCTAATAAAGCAACTATATTTTGCGTAGATAGTGCTTATGCTGTACTTGCCAAAGAAGGCATCAAACCTGATTATGTTTGTATGCTTGAAAGAACTAAAACAGTTACGAAATGTTTTGATAACGATTTTAAAGATTTTGATAAAGATATTACTTTTATCCTTGTATCATTAGTTTATAAAGATGCTATTAAATTTTTAGAAAAAAACAAAAGAAATTATATCTTGGTTTCAAGAGCTTATCCTTTTGCTTATTCTTTAGGGCTTCATGAGTTTGGTTATATGCAATGTGGGATGAGTGTGGCACATATGAATGCAGAATTAGCAATTTTACTTGGTCATGAAAATATTATCATAATAGGGCAAGATTTAGCCTATAGTGATGATGGGAAATCTCATAGCGAAGGCTTTGTCTATGGAGATAAGTTTAATGAATATGAAAAAGATAAAGGTAAAAATGAAATATTGGCTTATGGAGGCAAAGGTGTAGTTCAAAGCTCTAAAATTTGGGTTTTATTTAAGCAAATATTTGAAAATTTAATAAGTAAAGAAAAAAATGTTAAATTTTATAATGCAACAGAAGGTGGGGCTAGAATAGAAGGAGCTATAGAAAAGCCTTTTAAGGAACTTTGTGAAAAATTACTCACACAAGATATAAAAAAACCTTTTGCAAAATTACACCCTTTAAAAAAAGATCAACGCGAAAAATTAATGCTACAAGCTTATAAGCGTATAAAAGAACATATAAAAAATAGTCAAAAATTTTTAAAAGAATGTAAAAAATTACATAAGGCATTAAATCAAAAAAGTAAAATTCGCTATACTCTTAATGAGCTAAATACTCAAATTGATGATTTAAAACGACAAATAGAAAGTAATAAATTTATATTTATGCAAGAAGCAATAACTCCTTCTTTATTTCATCTTGAAAGCACATTTTCTAAAATTTATGTTCATGCTATGCATAATGAAAGTGACAAACAAAATAAATTAGTAGCTTGGATAGAAGCTCATAAAACTTGGATAGAAGATATCAGCGAACTTGTAAATATTCAAGAAAAAGCGTTAAAAATAGCCATCATGCCTTTGCAAGATATCTTAGAAAAAAGAAAATTAATATAA
- a CDS encoding flagellin A, translating into MGFRINTNIGAMNAHANSTITARELDKSLSRLSSGLRINSAADDASGMAIADSLRSQAATLGQAINNGNDAIGILQTADKAMDEQLKILDTIKVKATQAAQDGQSTKTRNMLQADINRLMEELDNIANTTAFNGKQLLSGGFTNQEFQIGAQSNQTIKASIGPTQSSKIGVTRFETGSMSHSSGVAQLTIKNYNGVDDFKFQPVVISSSVGTGMGALAEEINRVADVTGVRASFLVETTGVGPIKAGVTSDDFAINGVKIGRIEYQDSDQNGALIAAINSVKDSTGIEASRDANGRLVLNSRDGRGIEITGDMGPGSGVLKDDYKNFGRLSLVKNDGKDILISGSNLSTIGMGTADMISQASVSLRESKGRIDTHVADAMGFNAYKGGGKMVVTFATISAFMSSTGSGMSAGSGYSVGSGKDMSALYEGNLAFVTAFSVAFGFSAKGDGSSQFAAFIATGTQGQIAARDQAPGVTTLKGAMAMMDIVETATANLDAIRADIGAVQNQITATLNNISVTQVNIKSAESTIRDVDFAAESANFSKYNILAQSGSYAMSQANAVQQNVLKLLQ; encoded by the coding sequence ATGGGTTTTAGAATAAACACCAATATAGGCGCAATGAATGCGCATGCAAATTCAACTATCACTGCAAGAGAGTTAGATAAATCTCTATCTAGACTTAGTTCAGGTCTTAGAATCAACTCAGCTGCAGATGATGCTTCTGGTATGGCTATTGCAGATAGCTTAAGATCTCAAGCAGCAACTCTAGGTCAAGCAATTAACAATGGTAATGATGCTATAGGTATTTTACAAACAGCTGATAAAGCTATGGATGAGCAACTTAAAATTTTAGATACTATCAAAGTAAAAGCAACTCAAGCTGCTCAAGATGGACAAAGCACTAAGACAAGAAACATGCTTCAAGCTGATATTAACCGTTTGATGGAAGAACTTGATAATATCGCAAACACTACAGCTTTTAATGGTAAGCAACTTTTAAGCGGTGGTTTTACAAATCAAGAATTTCAAATCGGCGCTCAATCAAATCAAACTATAAAAGCTAGCATAGGACCAACCCAATCAAGTAAAATCGGTGTTACTAGATTTGAAACAGGTTCTATGTCTCATAGTAGCGGTGTAGCTCAACTAACTATTAAAAACTACAATGGTGTGGATGATTTTAAATTCCAACCTGTAGTAATCTCATCATCAGTAGGTACTGGTATGGGTGCCTTAGCTGAAGAGATTAACAGAGTAGCTGATGTAACTGGAGTAAGAGCAAGTTTTTTAGTTGAAACCACTGGTGTTGGCCCTATAAAAGCCGGGGTTACAAGCGATGATTTTGCTATTAATGGGGTTAAAATAGGTAGAATAGAATATCAAGATAGTGATCAAAATGGAGCCTTGATAGCTGCTATAAACTCAGTTAAAGACAGCACTGGGATCGAAGCTTCAAGAGATGCTAATGGTAGATTAGTGCTTAATTCAAGAGATGGTAGAGGTATAGAAATAACTGGAGATATGGGACCTGGTTCTGGTGTTTTAAAAGATGATTATAAAAACTTTGGTCGCTTATCATTAGTAAAAAATGATGGTAAAGATATATTAATATCAGGATCTAATCTTTCTACTATAGGTATGGGCACAGCTGATATGATATCTCAAGCTTCTGTATCTTTAAGAGAATCAAAAGGCAGGATAGACACTCATGTAGCCGATGCTATGGGCTTTAATGCTTACAAAGGTGGCGGTAAAATGGTGGTTACTTTCGCAACTATTTCTGCTTTTATGAGCTCTACTGGTAGTGGTATGAGTGCGGGTTCAGGGTATTCTGTAGGTAGTGGTAAAGATATGTCTGCATTATATGAAGGAAATCTTGCTTTTGTAACAGCATTTTCTGTCGCATTTGGTTTTAGTGCAAAAGGTGATGGATCTTCTCAATTTGCTGCATTTATTGCTACAGGAACTCAAGGTCAAATAGCTGCTAGAGATCAAGCTCCAGGTGTTACTACGCTTAAAGGTGCTATGGCTATGATGGATATAGTTGAAACTGCTACAGCAAATCTTGATGCTATCAGAGCTGACATTGGTGCTGTGCAAAATCAAATCACAGCTACACTTAATAACATTAGTGTTACTCAAGTAAATATTAAATCAGCCGAATCTACTATCAGAGATGTAGACTTTGCAGCAGAAAGTGCGAATTTTTCTAAGTATAACATCCTAGCTCAAAGTGGATCTTATGCTATGAGCCAAGCAAATGCTGTGCAACAAAATGTTCTAAAACTTTTACAATAA
- the fliN gene encoding flagellar motor switch protein FliN: MIEDHLGLLQSYEDILDISVDFVSELGTTNMSVRELLKLEVGSVIDLEKPAGESVELYLNKRIFGKGEVMVYEKNLAIRINEILDSKSVLQYFKKELQ, translated from the coding sequence ATGATAGAAGATCATTTAGGATTATTGCAATCTTATGAAGATATTTTAGATATTAGCGTTGACTTTGTTAGTGAGCTTGGCACGACTAATATGAGTGTGAGAGAACTCTTAAAGCTAGAAGTTGGTTCTGTTATTGATCTTGAAAAGCCAGCTGGTGAAAGTGTGGAGCTTTATCTAAATAAAAGAATTTTTGGAAAAGGCGAGGTGATGGTGTATGAAAAAAACCTTGCCATAAGGATTAATGAGATTTTAGATTCTAAATCAGTATTGCAGTATTTTAAAAAAGAATTGCAATGA
- a CDS encoding motility associated factor glycosyltransferase family protein: protein MNKELFLKNTQALFEVDQILAYELRKLTNTQRFQLIENKIFDTYNQVFLDENHSFDFEKFELYPVLFFYGFGDGKFFIKLFKNHHLKHIVIFEEELEILYLAFHLNDFSAFLRKEKLILFFTPNINTAQLKVLFNYQHIKYSAKIFNFHFYDEFYANFYMEKANILVQNLVNIIKTMVLSRGNDPKDALIGIKHNVISLEKIITHTPFQTFLKEKKQKYKNAIIVSTGPSLIKQLPLLKQYQENVVIFSADSSYPILAKEGIKPDYVFSLEREEMTSEFFNNDFGKFDENILFIISSLTHPKTIEYLEKNDRKYMLVLRPLFFESKLGLKEYGFLGNGMSVANMAYELAGALRFENIILIGQDLAYSDDGKSHPKEHIYGDQGDEEVIYKQITAYGGKGVVNTQLTWYLFLKSFEKDIALAKNILKITTYNATEGGARIEGTIEKPFKELCEEMLKEKIDKNITLTKPKNPQKKIKQCKEKLIKQTKQSEIFINEIKKAIKEKNLTKLERLRIKIPKSDFFSDILQARHFQNECDVLKYKVEKEKDENVFLQSQIEFFQEIILYLKKYNETISENLNKNKDNI from the coding sequence ATGAATAAAGAATTATTTTTAAAAAACACTCAAGCCTTATTTGAAGTAGATCAAATTTTAGCTTATGAATTAAGAAAACTGACTAACACTCAAAGATTTCAACTTATAGAGAACAAAATTTTTGATACATACAATCAAGTATTCTTAGACGAAAATCACTCTTTTGACTTTGAAAAATTTGAATTATATCCAGTATTGTTTTTTTACGGCTTTGGCGATGGAAAATTTTTTATAAAACTTTTTAAAAATCATCACTTAAAGCATATCGTAATCTTTGAAGAAGAATTAGAAATTTTATATCTAGCTTTTCATTTAAATGATTTTTCCGCATTTTTAAGAAAGGAAAAATTGATTTTATTTTTTACTCCAAATATCAACACAGCCCAATTAAAAGTTTTATTTAATTATCAACACATCAAATACAGTGCTAAAATATTTAATTTTCATTTTTATGATGAATTTTATGCAAATTTTTATATGGAAAAAGCAAATATTTTGGTTCAAAATTTAGTAAATATCATTAAAACTATGGTTTTAAGTAGGGGAAATGATCCAAAAGATGCTTTAATTGGTATAAAACATAATGTAATTAGTCTAGAAAAAATCATCACTCACACTCCTTTTCAAACCTTTTTAAAAGAAAAAAAACAAAAATACAAAAATGCCATTATAGTCTCCACAGGCCCTTCTTTAATCAAACAACTTCCATTATTAAAACAATATCAAGAAAATGTAGTGATTTTTAGCGCTGATAGCTCTTATCCTATATTAGCCAAAGAAGGGATTAAACCTGATTATGTTTTTTCCTTAGAAAGAGAAGAGATGACTAGTGAATTTTTTAATAATGACTTTGGCAAATTTGATGAAAATATCTTATTTATAATCTCTTCACTAACTCATCCTAAAACTATAGAGTATTTAGAAAAAAATGATAGAAAATACATGCTTGTTTTAAGACCATTGTTTTTTGAAAGCAAGCTTGGCTTAAAAGAATATGGGTTTTTGGGAAATGGCATGAGCGTGGCTAATATGGCATATGAATTAGCTGGAGCTTTAAGATTTGAAAATATTATTTTAATAGGACAAGATTTAGCCTATAGTGATGATGGAAAATCACATCCAAAAGAGCATATATACGGAGATCAAGGCGATGAAGAAGTAATTTATAAGCAAATTACTGCATATGGTGGAAAAGGTGTGGTAAATACTCAGCTTACATGGTATTTATTTTTAAAAAGTTTTGAAAAAGATATAGCTTTGGCAAAAAATATTTTAAAAATCACTACTTATAATGCAACAGAAGGTGGAGCTAGGATAGAAGGAACCATAGAAAAGCCATTTAAAGAGCTTTGCGAAGAAATGTTAAAAGAAAAAATTGACAAAAACATCACCTTAACAAAACCAAAAAATCCACAAAAAAAAATCAAACAATGCAAAGAAAAGCTTATCAAACAAACAAAGCAAAGTGAGATATTTATTAATGAGATCAAAAAAGCTATTAAAGAAAAAAATTTAACAAAATTAGAAAGGCTTAGGATAAAAATTCCAAAAAGTGATTTTTTTTCCGATATATTACAGGCAAGACACTTTCAAAATGAATGTGATGTTTTAAAATATAAAGTTGAAAAAGAAAAAGACGAAAATGTTTTTTTGCAAAGCCAAATTGAATTTTTTCAAGAAATAATTTTATATTTAAAAAAATACAATGAAACTATTAGTGAGAATTTAAATAAAAACAAGGATAATATATGA
- a CDS encoding YfhL family 4Fe-4S dicluster ferredoxin has product MSLLITRECISCDACREECPDEAIYDNDPIYVIDPDLCTECVNEFSEPACIVACPVDCIIPDPDNVESIDELRLKHKNKDI; this is encoded by the coding sequence ATGTCACTTTTAATCACTAGAGAATGTATATCCTGTGATGCATGCAGAGAAGAATGCCCAGATGAAGCAATTTATGATAATGATCCAATCTATGTTATAGATCCTGATCTTTGCACTGAATGTGTGAATGAATTTTCAGAACCAGCCTGTATAGTGGCCTGTCCGGTAGATTGCATCATACCTGATCCTGATAATGTAGAAAGCATTGACGAACTTCGCTTAAAACATAAAAATAAAGATATTTAA
- a CDS encoding motility associated factor glycosyltransferase family protein gives MDKKLFNKNLNSLKNENLKNKLKNLKANKFKVSIGSDPLDINFISNDKITKSKLYENSLAQLNEKLNLYNDKYFLYPVFYFFGFGNGILYKALLQNKNHQKIVVFECELEFIYLSFHFVDFSKELNDDALIILDIKELNELDFQILCSNDPFFHFLRVYFLDIHCDYYEKYHDEILNTNENMQKHIKQIILGHGNDSKDALIGIENYLYNLPDLISNLSFNELILKREKVYKNAIIVSTGPSLTKQLPLLKQYANHASIFCADGSYPILAKEGIKPDYVFSLERLEKTSEFFNNDFGDFDENILFILMNVVHPNTIKYLKQNNRKFIITQRLLSFVKFLNLKSNGYISGCPSVANMAYFIAILLKHENIIFIGQDLAYAKDGSSHPKDYHYSSTCDTYRRIHINTLAYGGKEQVKTHKVWDMFRLELEKEIILAKDSFNITTYNATEGGARIKGAVEKPFKELCEELLAKEALKNFAKLDETNKEKKIELLLKSFYKLHQAGKICESLILKSSSLINKIHFLINDENNFSKIIQEIDIFKNQIDKITITREFINPLLTQFELNLAKIYVLHPKTQEDAYNKKLLWIKEHLEWFVLIENHIQILKEVIEKNFLRFENILIENNIQKYIHKIQNKKLYQD, from the coding sequence GTGGACAAAAAGTTATTTAATAAAAATCTTAATTCTTTAAAAAATGAAAATTTAAAAAATAAATTAAAAAATCTAAAAGCAAATAAATTTAAAGTTAGCATTGGCTCTGATCCTTTGGATATAAATTTTATAAGTAATGATAAAATCACAAAAAGCAAGCTTTATGAAAATTCTTTAGCGCAATTAAATGAAAAATTAAATTTATATAATGATAAATATTTTCTATACCCTGTATTTTATTTTTTTGGCTTTGGAAATGGAATTTTATACAAAGCTCTTTTACAAAATAAAAATCATCAAAAAATTGTTGTTTTTGAATGCGAGCTTGAATTTATTTATTTAAGTTTTCATTTTGTTGATTTTAGCAAAGAATTAAATGATGATGCTTTAATTATATTAGATATAAAAGAGCTAAATGAGCTTGATTTTCAAATTTTATGTAGCAATGATCCTTTTTTTCATTTTTTAAGAGTATATTTTTTAGATATTCATTGTGATTATTATGAAAAATATCATGATGAAATTTTAAATACTAATGAAAACATGCAAAAACACATAAAACAAATTATATTAGGTCATGGTAACGATTCAAAAGATGCCTTAATAGGCATAGAAAATTATCTTTACAATTTACCTGATTTGATTTCAAATTTAAGTTTTAATGAATTGATTTTAAAAAGAGAAAAAGTATACAAAAATGCTATTATAGTCTCCACTGGCCCTTCTTTAACCAAACAACTTCCACTTTTAAAACAATATGCAAATCATGCTAGTATATTTTGTGCTGATGGTTCTTATCCTATATTAGCTAAAGAAGGAATTAAGCCTGATTATGTTTTTTCTTTAGAAAGATTAGAAAAAACAAGTGAGTTTTTTAATAATGATTTTGGGGATTTTGATGAGAATATTTTATTTATATTGATGAATGTAGTACATCCAAATACAATAAAATATTTAAAACAAAATAATAGAAAATTTATTATAACTCAAAGATTATTATCTTTTGTAAAATTTCTTAATTTAAAATCTAATGGCTATATAAGCGGTTGTCCAAGCGTAGCAAATATGGCTTATTTTATAGCAATTCTTCTTAAACATGAAAATATAATTTTTATAGGACAAGATCTTGCTTATGCTAAAGATGGTAGTTCTCATCCTAAAGATTATCATTATTCTAGCACTTGTGATACATATCGCAGGATTCATATAAATACTTTAGCATATGGTGGAAAAGAGCAAGTGAAAACCCATAAAGTATGGGATATGTTTAGATTAGAATTAGAAAAAGAAATTATTTTAGCAAAAGATAGTTTTAATATCACTACTTATAATGCCACAGAAGGTGGAGCTAGGATAAAAGGAGCTGTAGAAAAGCCTTTTAAAGAACTTTGTGAAGAATTATTAGCAAAAGAAGCTTTAAAGAATTTTGCCAAGCTTGATGAAACAAACAAAGAAAAAAAGATAGAATTATTATTGAAATCTTTTTACAAACTACACCAAGCTGGTAAAATTTGTGAAAGCTTAATTTTAAAATCATCATCGTTAATTAATAAAATACATTTTTTAATTAATGATGAAAATAATTTTTCTAAAATAATCCAAGAAATTGATATCTTTAAAAATCAAATAGACAAAATTACAATCACACGAGAATTTATTAATCCTTTATTAACACAATTTGAGCTAAATCTAGCAAAAATTTATGTATTGCATCCAAAAACTCAAGAAGATGCTTATAATAAAAAATTATTATGGATAAAAGAGCATTTAGAATGGTTTGTGCTTATAGAAAATCATATTCAAATTTTAAAAGAAGTTATAGAAAAAAACTTTTTAAGATTTGAAAATATTTTAATAGAAAATAATATACAAAAATATATTCATAAAATTCAAAATAAAAAATTATATCAAGACTAA
- a CDS encoding Ppx/GppA phosphatase family protein produces the protein MAKKTAVIDLGSNSVRMVVFERTSRYGFFICSEHKKKVRLGENAYNNNKILQEEAMLKAEEALAYFKEKAVKEKCRKIIAVGTSALRDAPNAKEFIARISKNVGLNIKCINGKTESFLGGLAALNLLSNIQNATTIDIGGGSTELCLIKEGKIVDCISLDLGTVRLKEIFYDTKRLNALDQFIQETLMQVPKHFQNENIIAIGGSLRALSNSIMKKNSYPLKIIHNFSYNFEKEKSYIEKIQNAKNLIDFDIKKDRFDTIKEGCVIFLALAKKLKAKNIITSAVGVREGVFLSNLFQKYAKIKNDTNDFSQFNAKFPPNFNPSLKSLQDRFGVDYKDKSAYFANKLFDVLLPIHKINSNFKKELLNAAKLAHIGEKINFYFANEHSAYMAMSGLNFGFSHKEILLITTLLKANGKKINPLAIEHIKELLPNNHILAWLNFILALAKKLAKDSDENLDFTLKNHTLYIYSTKKQIYFSKEEIKKISKPKLIVLAFNQSN, from the coding sequence ATGGCTAAAAAAACAGCGGTAATTGATCTTGGTTCTAACTCCGTTCGTATGGTTGTTTTTGAAAGAACTTCAAGATATGGTTTTTTTATTTGCAGTGAACACAAAAAGAAAGTAAGGCTTGGAGAAAATGCTTATAATAACAACAAAATCCTCCAAGAAGAAGCCATGCTTAAGGCTGAAGAGGCGCTAGCTTATTTTAAAGAAAAAGCTGTAAAAGAAAAATGTAGGAAAATTATTGCTGTTGGAACTTCTGCACTAAGAGATGCGCCTAATGCAAAAGAATTTATTGCTAGAATATCAAAAAATGTGGGTTTAAATATAAAATGCATTAATGGAAAAACAGAGTCATTTTTAGGTGGTCTTGCTGCATTAAATTTGCTATCAAATATTCAAAATGCCACCACCATAGACATAGGTGGTGGATCAACCGAGCTTTGCTTGATTAAAGAAGGTAAAATTGTAGATTGTATTTCACTTGATCTAGGAACCGTAAGATTAAAAGAAATTTTTTATGACACTAAAAGATTAAATGCCCTAGATCAATTCATACAAGAAACTTTAATGCAAGTTCCAAAACATTTTCAAAACGAAAATATTATTGCCATAGGTGGAAGTTTAAGAGCATTGTCAAATTCTATAATGAAAAAAAATTCCTATCCTTTAAAAATAATCCATAATTTCAGCTACAATTTTGAAAAAGAGAAAAGTTATATAGAAAAAATTCAAAATGCAAAAAATTTAATAGATTTTGATATCAAAAAAGATCGTTTTGATACCATAAAAGAAGGTTGTGTCATATTTTTAGCCTTAGCTAAAAAACTCAAAGCTAAAAATATCATCACTTCTGCAGTAGGTGTTAGAGAAGGTGTGTTTTTATCTAATCTTTTTCAAAAATACGCCAAAATAAAAAATGACACCAATGACTTTTCGCAATTTAATGCCAAATTTCCACCAAATTTCAACCCAAGCTTAAAATCCTTACAAGATCGCTTTGGTGTTGATTATAAAGATAAAAGTGCTTATTTTGCAAATAAATTATTTGATGTACTTTTGCCTATTCACAAAATAAATTCAAATTTTAAAAAAGAGCTTTTAAACGCTGCTAAACTAGCTCATATAGGTGAAAAAATTAATTTTTATTTTGCTAATGAACATAGTGCCTATATGGCAATGAGTGGTTTAAACTTTGGCTTTTCACACAAAGAAATTTTACTTATCACAACTCTTTTAAAAGCCAATGGTAAAAAAATAAATCCCCTTGCTATAGAACACATTAAAGAATTATTACCAAATAACCATATATTAGCTTGGCTTAATTTTATTCTAGCACTAGCAAAAAAACTTGCCAAAGATAGCGATGAAAATCTTGATTTTACATTAAAAAATCATACCTTGTATATTTATTCAACAAAAAAACAAATTTATTTCTCAAAAGAAGAAATCAAAAAAATTTCAAAGCCAAAACTTATTGTTTTAGCTTTTAATCAATCTAATTAA
- the pseI gene encoding pseudaminic acid synthase, translating to MFIENFDLNKKVFIIAELSANHANDLQTALKTIQAAKKAGADAIKIQTYTPDSLTLNCDKKDFIIEGGLWHGRKLYELYEEAKTPYEWHESLFECAKNEGLICFSSPFSKEDVNFLRQFNPPAYKIASFEINDYDFVRYVAKEQKPTLVSTGIAFMEEIEEVVKIFKEENNPNLILLKCTSAYPSQICDLNLNAIKTLQEKFKTIIGLSDHSEGFLAPALAIALGARVIEKHFILDKALNSADAKFSLDYEEFKQMCSMVRLSEQALGGANLAMDKKTLKNRHFARSLYANKDIKKGEIFTLENVKSIRPNLGLHPKFLSLILGKKANHDIKFGQALKKEDFME from the coding sequence GTGTTTATAGAAAATTTTGATTTAAATAAAAAAGTTTTTATCATCGCAGAACTTTCAGCAAATCATGCAAATGATCTTCAAACAGCTCTAAAAACTATACAAGCAGCCAAAAAAGCAGGGGCTGATGCTATAAAAATTCAAACCTACACCCCAGATAGTTTGACTTTAAATTGTGATAAAAAAGATTTTATCATTGAAGGTGGATTGTGGCATGGTAGAAAATTATATGAGCTATATGAAGAAGCTAAAACTCCATACGAGTGGCATGAGAGCTTATTTGAGTGCGCTAAAAACGAAGGTTTGATTTGCTTTTCTAGTCCTTTTTCTAAAGAAGATGTGAATTTTTTAAGACAATTTAACCCACCAGCTTACAAAATCGCTTCTTTTGAAATAAATGATTATGATTTTGTGCGTTATGTTGCAAAAGAGCAAAAACCCACTTTGGTTTCTACAGGCATTGCATTTATGGAAGAAATTGAAGAAGTTGTTAAGATTTTTAAAGAAGAAAACAACCCAAATTTAATTTTGCTAAAATGCACTTCAGCCTATCCTTCACAAATTTGTGATTTAAATCTAAATGCTATTAAAACTTTGCAAGAAAAATTTAAAACTATAATTGGCTTAAGTGATCATAGCGAGGGATTTTTAGCTCCTGCTTTAGCAATAGCACTTGGCGCTAGAGTAATAGAAAAACATTTCATATTAGATAAAGCTTTAAATAGCGCTGATGCTAAATTTAGTCTTGATTATGAAGAATTTAAACAAATGTGTTCTATGGTGCGCTTAAGCGAGCAAGCATTGGGTGGGGCTAATTTAGCAATGGATAAAAAAACCTTAAAAAATCGCCATTTTGCAAGAAGTTTATATGCAAACAAAGATATCAAAAAAGGAGAAATTTTTACATTAGAAAATGTAAAAAGCATAAGGCCAAATTTAGGCTTGCATCCTAAATTTTTATCTCTTATACTTGGTAAAAAAGCAAATCATGATATAAAATTTGGACAAGCATTAAAAAAAGAAGATTTTATGGAGTAA